Proteins encoded within one genomic window of Hermetia illucens chromosome 2, iHerIll2.2.curated.20191125, whole genome shotgun sequence:
- the LOC119649897 gene encoding heat shock protein 27-like, which produces MSAIPFLLNLADELNDLESWRIPDDFGMAIYPADLRRSQRVPARLPVSLPRGRNYPYALAKKPQDKVKAKVENAVGKNGFQVCMDVQQFKPNELTVKTVDNTIVVEGKHEERQDSHGFISRHFVRKYTLPEDYDPNDVVSTLSSDGVLTVKAPPPSKSDAAERVVQIQHTGPAHLSVKDNSEPTTSKPVAVQDGVENGEKSNEKMED; this is translated from the coding sequence ATGTCGGCAATTCCATTCCTTTTAAATCTCGCGGACGAATTGAACGATTTGGAGTCTTGGCGGATACCGGACGATTTCGGAATGGCGATCTATCCAGCGGATCTCCGTCGCAGTCAACGGGTCCCTGCCCGATTGCCTGTTTCGCTTCCACGCGGCCGGAACTATCCGTACGCGCTGGCCAAGAAACCGCAAGATAAAGTCAAAGCCAAGGTCGAAAATGCCGTTGGGAAAAACGGCTTCCAGGTGTGCATGGATGTGCAACAATTCAAGCCAAACGAACTGACTGTGAAGACTGTAGACAACACAATCGTCGTGGAAGGGAAGCACGAGGAACGCCAGGATAGTCACGGATTCATTTCACGCCATTTTGTTCGCAAGTACACACTCCCCGAGGATTACGACCCTAACGACGTCGTTTCAACCCTTTCGTCGGACGGAGTCCTGACCGTAAAGGCGCCGCCGCCATCGAAGTCTGACGCTGCAGAACGGGTTGTTCAGATCCAGCACACTGGGCCAGCTCATTTGTCGGTGAAGGACAATTCGGAACCCACAACTTCGAAGCCGGTCGCAGTCCAGGATGGAGTCGAGAATGGCGAGAAGTCCAATGAGAAGATGGAGGACTGA